In Rhodococcus rhodochrous, a single genomic region encodes these proteins:
- the pstB gene encoding phosphate ABC transporter ATP-binding protein PstB has product MAKRLDLKDVNIYYGKFHAVADVTLSVPPRNVTAFIGPSGCGKSTVLRSINRMHEVTPGARVEGSILLDGEDIYDPNVDPVGVRKTIGMVFQRPNPFPTMSIRDNVVAGLKLQGVRDRRTLDEIAEKSLRGANLWNEVKDRLDKPGGGLSGGQQQRLCIARAIAVQPDVLLMDEPCSALDPISTLAIEDLIGELKRDFTIVIVTHNMQQAARVSDQTAFFNLEATGRPGGLVEIDDTEKIFSNPSRKATEDYISGRFG; this is encoded by the coding sequence ATGGCCAAGCGTCTGGATCTCAAGGACGTCAACATCTACTACGGCAAGTTCCACGCCGTGGCCGACGTGACGCTGTCCGTGCCGCCGCGGAACGTCACCGCCTTCATCGGCCCGTCCGGTTGCGGCAAGTCCACCGTGCTCCGGTCGATCAACCGCATGCACGAGGTGACGCCCGGCGCCCGTGTCGAGGGATCCATCCTCCTCGACGGCGAGGACATCTACGATCCGAACGTCGACCCGGTCGGTGTGCGCAAGACGATCGGCATGGTCTTCCAGCGTCCCAACCCGTTCCCCACGATGTCGATCCGCGACAACGTCGTCGCCGGCCTGAAGCTGCAGGGCGTGCGCGACCGCAGGACCCTCGACGAGATCGCCGAGAAGTCGCTGCGCGGCGCCAACCTGTGGAACGAGGTCAAGGACCGCCTCGACAAGCCGGGCGGTGGCCTGTCCGGTGGCCAGCAGCAGCGTCTGTGCATCGCGCGTGCCATCGCGGTCCAGCCCGACGTGCTGCTCATGGACGAGCCGTGTTCGGCTCTCGACCCGATCTCGACGCTGGCCATCGAAGACCTGATCGGTGAGCTGAAGAGGGACTTCACCATCGTCATCGTCACGCACAACATGCAGCAGGCCGCGCGCGTGAGCGACCAGACGGCGTTCTTCAACCTCGAGGCGACCGGCCGCCCGGGTGGTCTGGTGGAGATCGACGACACCGAGAAGATCTTCTCGAATCCGAGCCGGAAGGCCACCGAGGACTACATCTCGGGCCGTTTCGGCTGA
- the pstS gene encoding phosphate ABC transporter substrate-binding protein PstS: MNFKRNGALLGVVTAAALTLSACGTDDNSGSVDVDASASAATCDGKSTLSGAGSSAQKNAMDQFVSTYIAVCSEKGTNVNVAYNPTGSGDGRTQFIANQIDFAGSDSAIEDEQAAQAAERCAGNPAWNLPLVFGPVALAYNVEGVGDLVLDAETAAKIFNGSITKWNDPAIAALNEGAPLPDADITPIVRSDSSGTTDNFQQYLETASNGAWTSGAGSDFTGGVGEGAKGSAGVAQAVAGSPNSITYVEKSFADQNNLSIAKIDNGSGPVELTEETAGKAIEGAEFVPASEGDLTLDLSSIFGSSEEGAYPLVLATYEIVCSGGYDADTAAAVKSFLISAANEGQEGLSEQGYVPLPDAFKTRLTESIDAIAAG, translated from the coding sequence GTGAACTTCAAGCGCAACGGCGCCCTGCTCGGCGTGGTGACCGCCGCAGCTCTCACACTCTCGGCGTGCGGTACCGACGACAATTCCGGCTCGGTCGACGTCGACGCGTCCGCCTCCGCCGCGACATGCGACGGCAAGTCCACCCTGTCGGGTGCGGGCTCCTCGGCCCAGAAGAACGCGATGGACCAGTTCGTCTCCACCTACATCGCGGTGTGCTCCGAGAAGGGCACGAACGTCAACGTCGCGTACAACCCCACCGGCTCCGGTGACGGCCGCACGCAGTTCATCGCGAACCAGATCGACTTCGCCGGCTCCGACTCGGCCATCGAGGACGAGCAGGCGGCACAGGCCGCCGAGCGTTGCGCCGGCAATCCCGCATGGAACCTGCCGCTGGTTTTCGGCCCGGTGGCCCTGGCCTACAACGTCGAGGGTGTCGGCGATCTCGTGCTGGACGCCGAGACGGCCGCGAAGATCTTCAACGGCTCGATCACGAAGTGGAACGACCCGGCCATCGCCGCACTCAACGAGGGTGCCCCGCTGCCCGACGCGGACATCACCCCGATCGTGCGTTCGGACTCGTCGGGCACCACCGACAACTTCCAGCAGTACCTCGAGACCGCGTCGAACGGCGCCTGGACCTCGGGTGCCGGTTCGGACTTCACCGGCGGGGTCGGTGAGGGCGCGAAGGGATCCGCGGGTGTCGCGCAGGCCGTCGCCGGCTCGCCGAACTCCATCACCTACGTCGAGAAGTCCTTCGCCGACCAGAACAACCTGAGCATCGCGAAGATCGACAACGGCTCCGGCCCCGTCGAGCTGACCGAGGAGACCGCAGGTAAGGCCATCGAGGGTGCCGAGTTCGTCCCGGCCTCCGAAGGCGATCTCACGCTCGACCTGTCGTCGATCTTCGGCAGCTCCGAGGAGGGTGCCTACCCGCTGGTGCTGGCCACCTACGAGATCGTGTGCTCGGGCGGCTACGACGCCGACACCGCCGCGGCCGTCAAGTCGTTCCTGATCTCCGCCGCCAACGAGGGTCAGGAAGGCCTGTCCGAGCAGGGCTACGTCCCGCTGCCGGACGCCTTCAAGACCCGCCTCACCGAGTCGATCGACGCCATCGCCGCCGGATGA
- the pstC gene encoding phosphate ABC transporter permease subunit PstC: MSDAHNTSVSIAADEPTRSGTGGATGITEDTISTPPPSPDRARKTVVRPGDRIFGSLASGSAVLISVIIGAIAVFLVWRAVPALQRNQVNFLTSREWITQDITDMAFGVLDLFQVTVLVSFFALFLAMPVALGIAIFLTSYSPDRLRKPLAYVIDLLAAVPSIVYGLWGMLVLAPFLRPVAEWLNTNLAWFPLFATGSGSIVGGGTIFTAGIVLAVMILPTIAAVSREVFVQTPTAHIEGALALGATRWEVVRTTVIPFGKSGYISGSMLGLGRALGETMALYLILRTTSQAFSWSLFDGGATIASKIALGYAEFNNDIQAGAYIAAGLVLFVLTFVVNAAARMIVAGKKD, encoded by the coding sequence ATGAGTGACGCGCACAACACGTCGGTCTCCATCGCGGCCGACGAACCGACCCGCTCAGGAACGGGCGGTGCAACCGGCATCACGGAGGACACGATCAGCACCCCACCCCCATCCCCGGACCGGGCACGCAAGACCGTCGTGCGGCCGGGAGACAGAATCTTCGGCTCCCTGGCATCCGGCTCCGCCGTCCTGATCTCCGTGATCATCGGCGCGATCGCAGTCTTCCTCGTCTGGCGCGCCGTCCCGGCACTGCAACGCAACCAGGTCAACTTCCTCACCAGCCGTGAATGGATCACGCAGGACATCACCGACATGGCGTTCGGTGTCCTCGACCTGTTCCAGGTGACGGTGCTCGTCTCCTTCTTCGCGCTGTTCCTCGCCATGCCCGTCGCGCTGGGCATCGCGATCTTCCTCACCTCGTACTCGCCCGATCGGCTCCGGAAACCGCTGGCGTACGTCATCGACCTGCTCGCCGCGGTCCCGTCGATCGTCTACGGCCTGTGGGGCATGCTCGTCCTCGCCCCGTTCCTGCGCCCCGTCGCGGAATGGCTCAACACCAACCTCGCCTGGTTCCCGCTCTTCGCCACCGGCAGCGGCTCCATCGTGGGCGGCGGAACGATCTTCACCGCCGGCATCGTCCTCGCCGTGATGATCCTGCCGACCATCGCCGCGGTCAGCCGCGAAGTGTTCGTGCAGACCCCGACGGCCCACATCGAGGGTGCGCTCGCCCTCGGCGCGACCCGCTGGGAGGTCGTCCGGACCACCGTCATCCCGTTCGGCAAGTCCGGCTACATCAGCGGTTCGATGCTCGGTCTCGGCCGCGCGCTCGGCGAGACGATGGCGCTGTACCTCATCCTGCGCACCACCTCGCAGGCGTTCTCCTGGTCGCTGTTCGACGGTGGCGCGACGATCGCGTCCAAGATCGCGCTGGGATACGCCGAGTTCAACAACGACATCCAGGCGGGCGCCTACATCGCCGCCGGTCTCGTGCTCTTCGTGCTCACCTTCGTGGTCAACGCCGCCGCGCGCATGATCGTCGCAGGAAAGAAGGACTGA
- the pstA gene encoding phosphate ABC transporter permease PstA: MSTTSTSTTALSSPVKPPAFQRVSGRRRVKDTAATVLVTLSVVVALIPLAWVLFTVVAKGLPALISPTWFTHSLSGLTASSTGGGIYHALVGTLLQGLVCAVISIPLGVFVAIYLVEYAGRSRLGRITTFMVDILSGVPSIVAALFIYALWVSTFGMPKSGFAVALALVLLMVPVVVRSTEEMLRIVPQDLREASYALGVPKWKTIARIVLPTSLAGIITGIMLALARVMGETAPLLILVGYAPFINFDLFGGEQGTLPGVMVAEMNNPTDAGSQRIWGAALTLILVIAVLNIAAKLISRYSQVGKK, encoded by the coding sequence ATGTCGACCACCTCCACGTCGACCACCGCGCTCTCCTCGCCGGTCAAGCCCCCGGCCTTCCAGCGGGTCAGCGGACGTCGCCGCGTCAAGGACACCGCAGCCACGGTGCTCGTCACCCTGTCGGTCGTCGTCGCGCTGATCCCCCTGGCCTGGGTGCTGTTCACCGTCGTCGCCAAGGGCCTGCCCGCCCTGATCTCGCCGACCTGGTTCACGCACTCCCTGAGCGGACTGACGGCGTCGTCGACCGGCGGTGGCATCTACCACGCCCTCGTCGGCACCCTCCTGCAGGGACTCGTCTGCGCGGTCATCTCCATCCCGCTCGGTGTCTTCGTCGCGATCTATCTCGTCGAGTACGCCGGCAGGTCGCGGCTCGGTCGGATCACCACGTTCATGGTGGACATCCTCAGCGGTGTCCCGTCGATCGTTGCGGCGCTGTTCATCTACGCGTTGTGGGTGTCGACCTTCGGGATGCCCAAGTCGGGCTTCGCGGTGGCGCTCGCGCTCGTGCTGCTCATGGTGCCGGTGGTCGTCCGCAGCACCGAGGAGATGCTGCGAATCGTCCCGCAGGATCTGCGCGAAGCGTCCTACGCACTCGGTGTCCCCAAGTGGAAGACCATCGCGCGCATCGTGCTGCCCACCTCGCTCGCCGGCATCATCACCGGCATCATGCTCGCACTGGCCCGCGTCATGGGCGAGACGGCGCCGCTGCTGATCCTCGTCGGCTACGCGCCCTTCATCAATTTCGACCTGTTCGGAGGTGAGCAGGGCACCCTCCCGGGTGTCATGGTCGCCGAGATGAACAACCCGACCGACGCCGGTTCGCAGCGCATCTGGGGCGCCGCGCTCACCCTGATCCTGGTCATCGCGGTCCTCAACATCGCGGCCAAGCTGATCAGCCGGTACTCGCAGGTCGGCAAGAAATAA